Below is a window of Malania oleifera isolate guangnan ecotype guangnan chromosome 1, ASM2987363v1, whole genome shotgun sequence DNA.
AATAGGGTTCGCTTTTGGAAAGATATTTGGGTGGGTGAGACTTCGATGGAATACCTTGCACCTTGATTGTATAGACTTTTATCTCTGTGTGGTGCTCCTATTTCTGAATTCTACTATTCTGAAGAGGGGTCATTGGTCTTGGGAGTTGGGACTTCCATTTCTTTAGGAGTCTCAAtgagagagagatagaagagCTTGCTTGTTGAGCATTCTGAATTCATTCATTCCCAAAGCTACGGGGAATAGTAGACTATGGATTGGGGACTCTTCGGGTTCATTCTCTTCAAAGTCTTTTTTCATTCATCTGACCAAAACTATTATTCCCAGTCCTTTTCATCTCAATAAAATAGTGTGGAAGACGGCAGCTCCTTTCAAGATTCGAGTTTTCAGATGGACTTTGACTTTCAACAGGGTTGATACAAATGACTTGCTTCAGATTTGGAGGCCTTACAAGGCTCTTAGTCCTGACATCTGCTTGATGTGTGGCAAGGAAGGTGAGACTTAACTGTCATTTATTCCTACATTGTCAAGTGGAAGGGCACTGTGGAATAATTTGTTTTTCTGCAGTGGTAAGGATTGAGTGGCTCTGAAGACTACTTATGATTTCATCTCAGTACAGTTTTGGGGGTTGGAgtgaagagaaaaaagaaaatattttggtTTTGTGTTGTTTTTGCTATATTGTGGGCTCTTTGGTTTGAAAGGAATGCTAGGACATTCACAGATCAGAAGATTCCAACGCATTTGATTTGGGAGAAAGCTTCATTTTTAGCTGCATTTTGAGCTTATTCTTTTGGGGTTTTTAAGGTTGTCTCGCTGTCCAAAATccaaagggattggaaggcagcatTGATATaaatactttatttattttttcttttgattttgcggcaaagcaaatttttttttcttgtcctgcattaatgatgttatatatatagacacacacacacatacatgtatATACTCTTCTAAGATTAAAGCATTTGTTTAGTAGGTTGCTAATAATAGATTAAGAGGCTTTGAAAGGCATTGTCCCGAGAAACTGCTTCCCATCACTTCTTACACTTTGTTTACACCGGATAGATGGCATAGGTTCTTTGGTCTTTTGGCCGAAGCTGGTGGAAGATCTTTTGTCTAATTCTTTGAGAGGTTTGGGGAGTAAAGAAACTGTTTGTTCAAGGAGATGTGTGGTGTTTATGCTTTGTGGTGCACCTGGTTGGAACAGAGTTGTATTTTTAGCAAAAGGGGTTGCCTGTTCCTTTGCTTTGGTCATCTCTTTGGGCTTTCGCAGCAAGGTTGTCAGTTCTATCAAacgattaaaaataaaaaaagcttAGGAGAAGTTTTTAAGAGCAAGTCCAAACTACCAACCAAAGAAACCGGACTGCATTAAAAATCTCTGCTTTGTGCTTCGTTGATTGACTCTCCATCACAGCACCTTGAACTAACAGCTTTCTTAAGTACTCCACCAACTGTTCATGTTTGGAAGAGGTCCCTAAAACACCAGACAAGAGAAGTGGTAGGACACACATAGAAGAAATTCTCTCAGCCACAGCAGTTTTTGGTCTTAAACCTGCAATCAAGAAAAAAATCAAATAGTAAGAAATTATAAATACATTGTTCCAAACACTAAAACAGAAAGAAACATTACCTTTGATTCTTGCCTGGACAGTAGAAGGAAAAAATGTCAAGTCAGCAGTATCCCCCACTGCTACTAAGAAAACTGGAAGCATTATATGCGTCAAATAATAATCCCCAAACCCTTCAGACACAGCCAATAAATACTGCATAACAGACATCTAGGTAAGTGAAAACTGTAAGAGCGGCAAACTCATGCTTCAACCAAAAGCAATGCTTAAATAAAAATAGCTATAGGCAACATATTTCAGGCAGACAACATTACCTTTGTGATCCTGTTTCTCAGATTATCTTCCTTTTGAGGTAACAAACAGGCAAGCTGAATCAGATCAGGGAGGCAATCAGCATGCATCCATTCAAAAGCAGGCCACTGTACACCTCCCCTGGCAAGGCACCAATCGCTTTCAGAAAACATATTTATGAATGGCACTCCTAAAATgttaaaaagaaaatcatattgaaagaaataaacttcaatataaaACTGGACACAGTATGagcaagaaaaacacagaaagcAGGGCTTACCCTGCATACATTTGAAGCAAAGAGACAGAAAATATCATTCCGGATGATTCTGATACAGAAGGATATGGACAAGTCTCAACTGCTTTCTGATGGACAAAAGGAAACAATTCTACCAGCATTCGTAATAAAACATCAACATTCCAGCGTTCTCGTTCACCTAAAACACGAAGATGTGACTCAACAGAACCTCCAACCCCAGAAAGAGGTGGACAGCGCTGAAATATTGATACAAATATACTAGAGATCAGGTTGTGCAATATTCGGTCATTACTGAGATCATTAACCACAAAAACACATACCTGAGCAGGACCCAAGATATGAGAAAGTAAAACACGTAAAATATGATCCATTCTGTTTCCCCAGTTTAGCACTGCAGGAACTAATTCCTTGAGAGTAGTTTCCACCACCGCTCCAGAGGGATCACAGATCAATTGAAACATCACCTCCTCAACCTATCAACAAACAGAAATGATATTGGAGaaactttgtttttattttttattttttaatcttatTGCTAATTTCTTTTGAGTCTATCATATTAGGCTCCATTCCCTAGACCATGTGCCATCAACCTGTTCTAGAGCTTACATTGCATCCAATTCTGTCAAGTCAGATATCTTCTCCATGTTTGCCCCGAAGCATATTTAGTGAGGCTGACCTTGAAATATTTGTCCATATTTGGGAAGAGAGGAAGGAGCAAAGCCAGATTGTGAGCAGCAGCCTCTCGAACCACAGTTGCAGAATCCTCTATCAGCTGTTGCACAATAGACAAAATTAAAGAATCACGGATCTCAGGTCGAACAAATTCTGCAAGCTCTCCACATGATTGAGCAACAAGCAGCCTACGCTCCTCATACGTGTGATTAATCTGCAACAATTCAGAGTAATGATAACCTTGTCATTAATACAAATGGACATAATAGTCATTAGAGATCAGCCTGTGAAATCAAGATGAAATCTTACTTGTTCCCAGCACTGGGGAAGCAATTCCGTTTCTGTTCTCATCTCTCCAACATTCTTAGCAAGGCTGACGCAGGCCTGAAATAAGTTGAACAGATTTAGCATCACGAAATTCTTATATGCAGCAACTCAACATTAACGTACATCCATTATAATTCGTCTCTGTTGTTCATCTGGAcgtttaattaaattaaacaaaGTATGAGTCAGGGAATCCCGTGTGCCACTGTCTGGATGACGCTCGATTGCACACATCATTAGGGGAAGAAGTTCCTGTTGGCATGTAGTAATGATCAAGTAAACAACTATCCTTTCTTTGCAGTAAATACAAGAGAGGACCCAGAAATAAGAATAAATTAGTGAAAAGCAAACCTCCCGATGATTGATTAAAACATAGGGAACAATCTTAGGCAAGGCATCAGAAAGGATCTGAATGGTTTCTAAACCCTGTCAAACAAAAATTCAATCTCAGAAATTAGGTGCAATGAACTGTTATGATGGTAAGATTACTATGTTGACAAACAAGAATCATAGGAACTTGCCATCTTCTCAGAAACAGGTTCACCACCTAAATTGTTTGATTTTAAGAGTAGCCCCAGTTTTTCATTCTGGTCAACAACATTCCCACCATCATCATTGCTGTTATCATTTGAAAAACTTGTTAATGTCTCTTGTGAGATTTCCTTATTGTTGTTCTCATCCATCATTTGAGCAGTTACTGATTGAGTATCTTGAACATCTAACAATTCTGAAACCATATCAACTGGTTGAGAGAATACAGTTTTCTCTTGATGAATCTCAACAGTTTCAGTATCTGAGTGTGTATCCTCCTTGTTACAATTGATAGAGTCCACAGAATCCAAAGGAACAGAATTTTTTGCTTTTAAACTTTCAATTTCCATTTTCAGAGATTCTATTTCATCCTTATAGCATTCTAAAGATTCAGGTTGAGCATGTTCAATATCACCAAGTACCAAACGCCTTCCAGATCGAGATCCCTCAATGTGCATTTTAAGTGAAGTGATTTCAGCCCTGCAATCATTTAGTTCCTTTCTTTGGTGCTCCAAAGATTGCTTCAAATCTTGAACCTGAAAATTTTAATATCAGTATGCATATTAAGAGTTGACAATCTAATCTGAGAAACATATGGTAGTTAAAAGAACAACCAGAATCTCCCTATCCTTCAAATCTTTCTGAAGAACTTCTAATGATTTTGTTAATGCCATTATTTGACCATCAGCCAGATCTTTTCCTTTCCGCAACGATTCATTTTCATGATTAAGCCTCTCATTATCCTTTACTAATAACTCATTTTCTCGAAGCATGGCAATTTTCTCCTGCAGCATATGAAGCTTCCTCATTAATTACAGTTGAGCAGACACAGAAACATGTGTATAATATGTGCAGATAATTTTCATGATTAAACTGTACAGTTCAGTATAAGCAGAAACATTTAACTCAAAATTCACAGACAATTTGGTCAATATTTGTGAAGTTCAACATAAGCAAAAACATCCAAATCACAGATGAGTTCAATTAATATCAATAATCAGGAAGGAACCTCAATTCAGGAAGCACATTTGAAACGGTGTATGGTTGATGGAGCCTGGAAAGAGTGATACATTTTTAGTCTTGAAGGATCAGACACTAGAGCATTTGCTTGATGGTTTCTCTCTTCCATACCAAAAACACCAAGAATCCAGTCAGGTACATGTGTATGCCTTCCAACACCCCACCCAGTTCCCAATGGTAATGGCACCCCACCCAGTTTTTTTCAGAGTAGCTTTACTTTTTTGTATAGGTTTCtactttttttattaattgaGGAGCATTTTCATCCTCATAAATATATAGAAAAATGTAAGGGAGATCTGGGAAACCCAATTCTTCTCTGGCTAACTGTGTCCTCTACTTTGTCTCTACTTTTTAAGTGTCCCTCATCCTAATCCTTGTTCTATACGTACTTGGTTAACCAATCAGATTGCTCAGaatcaacatggtatcagagtaacaAAAACATTCAAATCAAAGGGATCTGACCGTAGCTTGGTTccttctcttcctcctctcttttcCTCTGTCAGCTATTGAGTCAGAGATCTTCTCTTAGTTTGATTGTAATTTAAGCCCCCCCTTTTCCTGCTGCTCAGTCATGGGCCTCTTGCTCTCGGTACCATGCGGAGTTGTGCCTTTTTTTGTGATGTACAAGCAGTCTCTTTCCTATCCTAGAGCTTGTGATGCGCCCCTCCTATTGTAGTTGTGGCTAATTTTTTAAGGGCTTGTAGGCCTTTATTCAAGCCTGTGCTTACTCCCAGAGTGCAGGAGCAGCAGTTCTGTAGTTGTGGCTGATGTTCATAAAGTCCCTACTCTGTTGTTGATGCTGATGACTTTGGAAAGGCTTATGTGCTCTCACTCCTGCCTGCAAATCCTTCAACAGAGCAGTAGCTACTATTTTGCTGTCATAACCGCGTGTTGAACATTCTGGAATGCTTTCTTTTCAGTGGTCATGGCCATTAATCTGTTTTCACTGTTCTGTAGTTAATTCTGTGGTCATGGCTGCCTCTTGAGATTTCAGGAGTGCTTCGTTTTCTGCCTTCGGCTCATCCCAGGTCACTGTTTGTGCTGCTGCTGGTCTTATGTGTTGTTTTCTGCTGTTGTGTGCTGCTACTAGTCTTTATCTTGTTGCAGACTTGTGCTGGTTGGTGTGGTCCATGTTTTCTGCTGGTATTCTTGCTGCATGGTAACTTTCTTGACTGGACATCATATTTTTTTGTTCTGAGCTGAATTCAGCATGTGGTTTAGCCTCAACAGAAAAAAGTTCAATTGATAGTGTCATTTTGCATATTACAGCCATAAATAGGTTGGTTCTTCCAATTATCAGCTTGAGGTTACATATTAATGCAAAAGACAAGACTAGACATTTGGTGCAGGATCTTCCATCTCGTGACTCAAAAGATTATGAGTGGATGAAGAAAAATGATACTATTCTTCTGTTGTTGTGGAGCAGTATGGAACTGAAGGTTGCAGCTAATGCAATGTTTCACCAGCCACAGCTCTGTAGAATGATCAATGATCGCCATGAAAGTATCTCCCAGGATAAGAATCACACTTATATATTTGATTAGTTAAAGTTCTTCAAGTTTAACTAAGGCAGTAGATCTATTAGTCAGTACTATGCAACTCTAAAGGGTAAGCTCCAAATAGTCATGATCAGATCCTTACTAGAGAATTCATATCTCTACATATGAAGTGTGTGCTAGAATCCAGAGGATCACCAATCACAAAACATGGAACCAGCTCCTTATCTCAAGCTTCTCATGACAGTTTAGCTACGGTTGGTGCTACCACTGGTCATGGGAAAGACATTATTGATGGTAGAGGCCTTCGTTTTAGAGACCGAAGTTCAGCAGCAGGTCGCAGAAAAAATGTAGTGTGGTGTTTGGTCAGAGGTTCTGGCTGTGGTGGTGCTCGTGTTGGCCACCATGGTGAGAAGAAAAAAACTACATTGTTGGTAACTGTTGGATCTCCATTAAAACCAGACTGGGCCAACAAGTTCTTCATCCATGGAGATTCTAAAGTTGATCCCTCCAGCACACCTGGCCCTTCTACTTTATGATTTCTTCGGAGAAATACATCATCTACTGTGTCCAACAGGTAGCAAAGGATTAAACTCGTCACCACAACAACCTAACAAAAAAACAAGACTTCCTAGATGAAGACAGTATGTCAAACCAAGAATCTCATGGACGCTTGAATGTAAAGTTATCCAGGGAAAATTGACCTGATTTTAAAGGCCCGCATCAGGTACAGGAAGTTGGTTGAAAAACTTATTTATTTGACAGTCACTAGACCAAACATGCCCGTTCCTTGGTTGGGGGTCAGTTAATTTATGGAGAATCCCATGATGGGATGCTGTGCGTAGGATCCTTCGGCACCATGCAACCTCTCTTAGTAAAGGTTCAGTGCTGAGGTGTGAGGAGCTTTGATGTCATGGGTAGTTTGATGTCAACTGGGCTAGTGTAGTTGAAGATCAGAGGTCTATTACCAGGTACTGTATGTCTATCGGTGGTAATCTTGCTACCCAGCAAAGTAAGAAAAAAACTAGAGTTGCAGACCAATTGTAAAGCAGAATACAAAATTATGGCCTACACTGTCAATAAATTAAAATGGCAATGGCTAAAGCCTCTTCtatcaaatatggaatttcaaGTAACAAAGCTGGATGTGTTTTTTAATAAATATACATGGCAAGTAAACCTATGTTTCATGAGAAGCCTAAGCATATTGAAGTCAATTGTTAACTTGTAAGAAATGTTGTAATGAAAAAATTGTAGCTACTCCAGCATGATGTCCTAACCATCAAGGAGATTTATTCACCAAGCCCATGTTTGGACCTGCTTTCAGCTGCCTGTACAAAGCTGGGGTTGGGTGATATCACATACCTTcctccccccctcccccttttTGCCCTCAATTAGTCATAGTTTTTAGCATAGGGTTATATTTGTTTCATTAGTTCAGGGGCGCATTTTTGTTCTCAAAAATACATATTTAATAGTGCTGATCTGGGAGATCAAATTCTCTTCTGCCCACTCTATtctctcctttttctctttttcccAACTCCTCTAAGACATTCTAACACAAAGCAATTTTCTATGTGACTGATTGCCAATAGCTCAAGCCATAGAAAACAAATGCATCTAGTAAAACAATGTTTGTGCTGGCTAAAACATTGAAATgaaacccaaaaaaaatacaCTAGTGAATTGAGTTCAAGCAATTCATGTATCATGTGGATGGGATATGCAACAATCCTATTAACAGCATTGCTTAATTTTAAACGTCGCCAATATgcaaacataaataacacatcATCTTCACTTACGAAAAATGAAAAAAGTTAGCAGCTTATTTGTTTCAAGTTCATGGACAAAGAATCTGCATATGAACAGCAAGAAGTAGAAAGTTAAACAAGGACAACACTGCTCTTTCAAATTACCCTAAATGACAGGACGCAACCACAAAAGGCACCAACGTTGTGACTCTTGGTTAGAGCATATATCAGAAATCTCTAAAAGAATGAGAAGGGCACTGACAAGGCACAAAAATCACTAACTTGGCAACACTTGGTTAAAGCATATAATATCAGAAAACTCTCAAATGGTATGTGGAGAGCAGTAAC
It encodes the following:
- the LOC131143450 gene encoding uncharacterized protein LOC131143450 encodes the protein MDVERSSLCNCVVNFLLEENYLLSAFELLHELLDDGRDAQAIRLKEFFSDQSHFPSDQISRFNSLRVADPQSLLEEKESIEEKMAITEYELRLAQEDVLKLRTELQKKTESSQDELDGSNVDVSINHGSKFQRKKADSSFSDLGPLKDSERCDLNCAVKEYLLLAGYRLTAMTFYEEVTNQNLDVWPKTPACVQDALRHYYYQYLSSTEEAAEEKIAMLRENELLVKDNERLNHENESLRKGKDLADGQIMALTKSLEVLQKDLKDREILVQDLKQSLEHQRKELNDCRAEITSLKMHIEGSRSGRRLVLGDIEHAQPESLECYKDEIESLKMEIESLKAKNSVPLDSVDSINCNKEDTHSDTETVEIHQEKTVFSQPVDMVSELLDVQDTQSVTAQMMDENNNKEISQETLTSFSNDNSNDDGGNVVDQNEKLGLLLKSNNLGGEPVSEKMGLETIQILSDALPKIVPYVLINHREELLPLMMCAIERHPDSGTRDSLTHTLFNLIKRPDEQQRRIIMDACVSLAKNVGEMRTETELLPQCWEQINHTYEERRLLVAQSCGELAEFVRPEIRDSLILSIVQQLIEDSATVVREAAAHNLALLLPLFPNMDKYFKVEEVMFQLICDPSGAVVETTLKELVPAVLNWGNRMDHILRVLLSHILGPAQRCPPLSGVGGSVESHLRVLGERERWNVDVLLRMLVELFPFVHQKAVETCPYPSVSESSGMIFSVSLLQMYAGGGVQWPAFEWMHADCLPDLIQLACLLPQKEDNLRNRITKYLLAVSEGFGDYYLTHIMLPVFLVAVGDTADLTFFPSTVQARIKGNVSFCFSVWNNVFIISYYLIFFLIAGLRPKTAVAERISSMCVLPLLLSGVLGTSSKHEQLVEYLRKLLVQGAVMESQSTKHKAEIFNAVRFLCTFEEHHGMIFNILWEMVVSSNINMKISAANLLKVIVAYIDVKVASTHVLPALVTLGSDQNLNVKYASIDAFGAVAQHFKNDMIVDKIRVQMDAFLEDGSHEATIAVVRALVVAVPHTTDRLREYLLSKIFQFTTTTISASDVMRRRERADVFCEAIRALDATDISPTSVREVLLPAIQNLLKDTDTLDPAHKEALEIIMKERSGGTFEAISKVMGAHLGLASSVTSLFGEGGLLGKKESGDQPQEQVESPNAPLQPQAEDTRFRRIMRGNFTDMLKRQS